In a single window of the Agrobacterium fabrum str. C58 genome:
- the xdhB gene encoding xanthine dehydrogenase molybdopterin binding subunit, producing the protein MDTTSFDKTKTEIDGPMHTSLRHDSAHKHVTGSAEYIDDIPEPAGLVHGALGLADRAHAEIVSMDLSEVEATPGVLWVMVGKDVPGENDVSSGGRHDEPLLAETKVEFHGQPIFAVFAETRDIARKAARKAKITYRDLPHFTDIDTAIENGGALVIDPMTLKRGDAKIEMDVAPRRLTGTMRIGGQEHFYLESHIAMAVPGEDDEVTLWSSTQHPSEIQHIVSHILQVPSNAVTVQVRRMGGGFGGKETQGNQFAALCAIAAKKLNRAVKIRPDRDEDMTATGKRHDFRVDYELGFDEEGRIHAVDATYAARCGFSSDLSGPVTDRALFHADSSYFYPHVHLTSRPLKTHTVSNTAFRGFGGPQGMLGAERFIEEIAYAVGKDPLDIRKLNFYGETGSGRTTTPYHQEVEDNIIARVVEELETSSDYRARREAIIEFNRTSPIIRKGIALTPVKFGISFTMTAFNQAGALVHIYNDGSIHLNHGGTEMGQGLYTKVAQVVADAFQVDIGRVKITATTTGKVPNTSATAASSGTDLNGMAAYDAARQIRERLVKFAAENWNVPEEEVVFLPNRVRIGLEEIAFNDFIKKAYFARVQLSAAGFYKTPKIHWDRAAGRGTPFYYFAYGAACSEVSIDTLTGEYMMERTDILHDVGKSLNPAIDIGQIEGAFVQGMGWLTTEELWWDGKGRLRTHAPSTYKIPLASDRPKSFNVKLAEWAENAEPTIGRSKAVGEPPFMLAISVLEALSMAVASVADYKVCPRLDAPATPERVLMAVERLKKV; encoded by the coding sequence ATGGACACTACAAGCTTCGACAAGACCAAGACCGAAATCGACGGCCCGATGCACACGTCGCTCCGGCACGATTCCGCGCATAAGCATGTGACCGGCAGTGCCGAATATATCGATGACATTCCCGAACCCGCCGGCCTCGTCCACGGCGCACTCGGCCTTGCCGACCGTGCCCATGCTGAAATCGTTTCGATGGACCTCTCCGAAGTGGAAGCTACACCGGGCGTGCTGTGGGTGATGGTGGGCAAGGATGTGCCCGGCGAAAACGATGTCTCGTCCGGCGGTCGTCACGACGAGCCGCTGCTAGCCGAAACGAAGGTTGAATTCCACGGCCAGCCGATCTTTGCGGTGTTTGCCGAAACCCGCGATATCGCCAGAAAGGCCGCGCGCAAGGCAAAGATCACTTACAGAGACCTGCCGCATTTCACCGATATCGACACCGCGATTGAAAATGGCGGCGCGCTCGTCATCGATCCGATGACGCTGAAACGCGGCGATGCCAAGATTGAAATGGATGTCGCGCCCCGCCGCCTGACCGGCACGATGCGGATCGGCGGGCAGGAGCATTTTTATCTCGAAAGCCACATCGCCATGGCCGTGCCGGGTGAGGATGACGAGGTGACGCTGTGGAGCTCCACTCAGCATCCCAGCGAAATCCAGCATATCGTCAGCCACATTCTGCAGGTGCCGTCCAACGCCGTCACTGTACAGGTGCGCCGCATGGGCGGCGGCTTCGGCGGCAAGGAAACCCAGGGCAACCAGTTTGCAGCACTCTGCGCCATCGCCGCCAAGAAGCTGAACCGGGCCGTGAAAATCCGTCCCGACCGCGACGAGGACATGACGGCCACCGGCAAGCGCCATGATTTCCGTGTCGATTACGAACTTGGTTTCGATGAGGAAGGCCGCATCCACGCTGTCGACGCCACCTATGCGGCACGCTGCGGTTTTTCCTCCGACCTGTCCGGCCCGGTGACGGACCGCGCGCTGTTCCATGCCGATTCCAGCTATTTCTATCCGCATGTGCACCTGACTTCGCGACCGCTGAAAACCCACACGGTCTCCAACACCGCCTTTCGCGGCTTCGGTGGCCCGCAGGGCATGCTGGGGGCCGAACGGTTCATCGAGGAAATCGCCTATGCGGTCGGCAAGGACCCGCTCGATATCCGCAAACTGAACTTTTACGGCGAGACCGGCTCGGGCCGCACCACGACGCCCTATCATCAGGAGGTCGAGGACAACATCATCGCCCGCGTCGTCGAGGAACTTGAGACATCCAGCGACTATCGCGCCCGACGCGAGGCGATCATCGAATTCAACAGGACCAGCCCGATCATCCGCAAGGGCATCGCGCTCACTCCGGTGAAATTCGGCATCTCCTTCACCATGACCGCCTTCAACCAGGCGGGCGCGCTGGTGCATATCTACAATGACGGATCGATCCACCTGAACCACGGCGGCACTGAAATGGGCCAGGGCCTCTACACCAAGGTGGCGCAGGTGGTGGCCGATGCCTTCCAGGTGGATATCGGCCGGGTGAAGATAACGGCAACGACCACGGGCAAGGTGCCGAATACTTCGGCCACCGCCGCCTCATCCGGCACGGACCTGAACGGCATGGCCGCCTATGACGCCGCCCGTCAGATCCGCGAAAGGCTGGTGAAGTTCGCCGCTGAAAACTGGAATGTGCCGGAAGAAGAAGTGGTCTTCCTGCCGAACCGGGTGCGCATCGGACTTGAGGAAATCGCCTTCAACGATTTCATCAAGAAGGCATATTTCGCCCGCGTGCAGCTTTCCGCCGCCGGTTTTTACAAGACGCCGAAAATCCACTGGGACCGCGCCGCCGGCCGTGGCACGCCGTTTTATTATTTCGCCTATGGCGCGGCCTGTTCGGAAGTGTCGATCGATACGCTGACCGGCGAATATATGATGGAACGCACCGATATCCTCCACGATGTCGGCAAGTCGCTGAACCCGGCCATCGACATCGGCCAGATCGAAGGCGCCTTCGTGCAGGGCATGGGCTGGCTGACGACGGAGGAATTATGGTGGGACGGCAAGGGGCGGCTGCGCACCCACGCGCCCTCCACCTACAAGATCCCGCTCGCCTCCGATCGGCCGAAGAGCTTCAACGTCAAGCTGGCGGAATGGGCGGAAAATGCGGAACCCACCATCGGCCGCTCCAAGGCGGTCGGCGAACCGCCCTTCATGCTGGCGATCTCGGTTCTCGAAGCGCTCTCCATGGCGGTCGCCTCCGTCGCCGATTACAAGGTCTGCCCGCGTCTCGATGCGCCGGCCACACCCGAACGGGTTTTGATGGCGGTGGAACGGTTGAAAAAGGTGTGA
- the xdhC gene encoding xanthine dehydrogenase accessory protein XdhC, with product MPDTSLSTFLARPAPTILVEIEAVKGSSPREAGTFMLVSQEALWETIGGGQFEYMAIDHARAMLRTGAAEDRMDIPLGPEIGQCCGGRTLIRFRLITAEIAATLEARLKGEAEQQPAVFIFGAGHVGKALADALSLLPLTLKVVETRESELRDIPAGIASILTPMPEAFVQKIPANGAAIIVTHDHALDFLIAKEALARDDLAYVGMIGSKTKRATFAHWLEREGEPPSRLAKLTLPIGGTGVRDKRPAVIAALVAAELLQAFSVAETRRSENRHDHPQGQDRA from the coding sequence ATGCCTGACACCTCCTTATCCACTTTCCTCGCCCGCCCCGCCCCCACAATCCTCGTGGAAATCGAGGCGGTGAAAGGCTCATCACCTCGTGAGGCTGGCACCTTCATGCTGGTCAGCCAAGAAGCCCTCTGGGAAACCATCGGCGGCGGGCAATTCGAATATATGGCGATAGACCACGCTCGCGCCATGCTGCGCACAGGGGCTGCCGAAGACCGCATGGATATTCCGCTTGGGCCGGAAATCGGCCAATGCTGCGGCGGGCGGACCCTCATCCGCTTCCGGCTGATAACGGCGGAGATCGCGGCCACTCTCGAGGCAAGGCTGAAGGGCGAAGCCGAACAACAACCAGCTGTGTTCATTTTCGGAGCAGGTCATGTCGGCAAGGCGCTGGCAGATGCCCTGTCGCTGTTACCGCTGACCCTGAAGGTGGTGGAAACACGTGAAAGCGAGTTGCGCGACATTCCGGCAGGCATCGCATCCATCCTCACGCCCATGCCGGAAGCGTTCGTTCAAAAAATCCCAGCAAATGGCGCGGCCATCATCGTCACCCACGACCATGCACTCGATTTCCTGATTGCAAAGGAGGCGCTCGCCCGCGACGATCTCGCTTATGTCGGGATGATCGGCTCGAAGACCAAACGCGCCACCTTCGCCCACTGGCTGGAACGGGAAGGAGAGCCGCCTTCCCGCCTTGCAAAGCTCACGCTGCCCATCGGCGGCACGGGCGTCAGGGACAAGCGTCCCGCCGTCATAGCGGCCCTTGTGGCAGCCGAGTTGCTGCAAGCATTTTCCGTTGCCGAAACCCGTCGCAGCGAAAATCGACACGACCATCCTCAAGGCCAAGATCGCGCCTGA
- a CDS encoding LysR substrate-binding domain-containing protein: MKMSRQFPLNALRVFDAAARHLSFTKAGEELGMTQTAVSYQVKLLEENIGEPLFIRKARQVQLTEAGQKLAPKVAEAFHSLREAVDNVRDTSDTTLTIHSTATFASRWLSRHLGAFQLEHPSIAVRLDTSSALIDFSQSDCDVAIRWSRDDGKGLAYHQLLRGVYTPMLHPSLAESIGGLHRPEDLLRLRIIDPGDIWWSQWFREVGVENPGLDRYPRSRLNVQAFEAAAAIANQGVAMLTPELYADEIALGRLYQPFEHLSSEGKNYWLVYPENRRNIRKIKLFRDWILKRIEESRPQQQPQYPISGA; this comes from the coding sequence ATGAAGATGTCTCGCCAGTTCCCTCTGAATGCGCTGCGCGTCTTCGATGCCGCCGCCAGGCACCTGAGTTTCACCAAGGCGGGTGAAGAGCTGGGCATGACGCAGACCGCGGTGAGTTACCAGGTGAAGCTCTTGGAGGAGAATATCGGTGAGCCGCTCTTCATCCGCAAAGCGCGCCAGGTTCAGCTGACCGAGGCCGGGCAGAAACTGGCGCCTAAAGTGGCGGAAGCCTTCCACAGCCTGCGGGAGGCCGTCGACAATGTGCGCGACACATCCGACACCACCCTGACCATCCATTCCACCGCCACTTTCGCATCGCGCTGGCTGTCGCGGCATCTCGGCGCTTTCCAGCTTGAACATCCCTCGATCGCGGTGCGGCTCGATACATCAAGCGCATTGATCGATTTTTCCCAGTCGGACTGCGATGTCGCCATTCGCTGGAGCCGCGACGATGGCAAGGGGCTGGCCTATCATCAATTGCTGCGCGGCGTTTATACGCCGATGCTGCATCCGAGCCTCGCCGAGAGCATCGGCGGATTGCACAGGCCGGAAGATCTGCTGCGCCTGCGCATCATCGATCCCGGCGACATATGGTGGAGCCAGTGGTTTCGTGAGGTGGGCGTCGAAAATCCGGGCCTTGACCGTTATCCACGCAGCCGCCTGAATGTGCAGGCCTTCGAAGCCGCCGCGGCAATCGCCAATCAGGGGGTGGCCATGCTCACCCCGGAGCTTTATGCCGACGAGATCGCGCTCGGCCGCCTTTACCAGCCATTCGAGCACCTCAGCAGCGAAGGCAAGAACTACTGGCTGGTCTATCCGGAAAACCGCAGGAACATTCGCAAGATAAAACTGTTTCGCGACTGGATATTGAAGCGCATAGAGGAAAGCCGGCCGCAGCAGCAGCCTCAATATCCCATATCAGGCGCATAA
- the puuD gene encoding urate hydroxylase PuuD produces MYEYAIAWEWMAFAVRWLHVITAIAWIGSSFYFIALDLGLVKRPDMPPGVYGEEWQVHGGGFYHIQKYLVAPARMPEHLTWFKWESYVTWLSGFAMLCIVYYGGADLFLIDHSVLDLTQFQAICLSLASLAIGWLFYDFLCKSPLGNNTWGLMIVLYVALVAMAWGYTQVFTGRAAFLHLGAFTATIMSANVFFIIIPNQKIVVADLIAGRTPDPKYGRIAKQRSLHNNYLTLPVIFFMLSNHYPLAFATQFNWIIAALVFLMGVTIRHWFNTTHARKGKPTWTWLATALIFIVIMWLSTVPKVLTGEEEQKAATLSPMQQQFVSDAHFTKARDVVQGRCSMCHAAEPVWEGVPFTPKSVKLETDEQIAAHAREIYLQAGRSHAMPPGNITAITPDERKVLTAWYESAVSGAGKAEGKTE; encoded by the coding sequence ATGTACGAATACGCCATTGCGTGGGAATGGATGGCCTTTGCCGTCCGCTGGCTCCACGTCATCACCGCCATCGCCTGGATCGGCTCATCCTTTTATTTCATCGCGCTCGATCTCGGGCTGGTCAAACGCCCGGATATGCCGCCAGGCGTCTATGGCGAGGAGTGGCAGGTGCATGGCGGCGGCTTTTACCACATCCAGAAATATCTGGTCGCTCCAGCCCGCATGCCCGAGCACCTGACATGGTTCAAATGGGAAAGCTATGTCACCTGGCTTTCCGGCTTCGCCATGCTCTGCATCGTTTATTACGGCGGCGCGGACCTTTTCCTCATCGACCATTCGGTGCTTGATCTCACCCAGTTCCAGGCCATCTGTCTGTCATTGGCCTCGCTCGCCATCGGCTGGCTGTTTTACGATTTCCTTTGCAAATCACCGCTCGGCAACAATACCTGGGGCCTGATGATCGTGCTCTATGTCGCGCTGGTGGCGATGGCATGGGGTTATACGCAGGTTTTCACCGGCCGCGCCGCCTTCCTGCATCTCGGCGCCTTCACCGCCACCATCATGTCGGCGAACGTATTCTTCATCATCATCCCCAACCAGAAGATCGTCGTGGCCGACCTGATCGCCGGGCGCACGCCCGACCCGAAATATGGCCGCATCGCCAAGCAGCGCTCATTGCACAACAACTACCTGACGCTGCCCGTCATCTTCTTCATGCTGTCGAACCATTACCCGCTGGCCTTTGCGACGCAATTCAACTGGATCATCGCAGCGCTTGTCTTCCTGATGGGCGTCACCATCCGCCACTGGTTCAACACAACCCATGCCCGCAAGGGCAAGCCGACATGGACCTGGCTTGCGACCGCCCTCATCTTCATCGTCATCATGTGGCTTTCCACCGTGCCGAAGGTGCTGACCGGGGAAGAGGAACAGAAGGCCGCCACTCTCTCCCCCATGCAGCAGCAATTCGTCAGCGACGCCCATTTCACCAAGGCCCGCGATGTGGTTCAGGGCCGCTGTTCCATGTGCCACGCGGCCGAGCCGGTGTGGGAAGGCGTGCCCTTCACGCCAAAATCCGTGAAGCTGGAAACCGATGAACAGATCGCCGCCCATGCGCGCGAAATCTATTTGCAAGCCGGCCGCAGCCATGCCATGCCTCCCGGCAACATCACCGCCATCACCCCGGATGAGCGCAAGGTGCTGACCGCCTGGTACGAAAGCGCGGTTTCCGGGGCCGGAAAAGCCGAAGGAAAGACTGAATGA
- the guaD gene encoding guanine deaminase codes for MSMVLLRGRLLSFRRAPLSIDDTQSYLYIEDGGLLLENGRIAAIGEYADIRETAPEDVEEKDHRPHLIVPGLIDMHLHFPQMQVIGSYAANLLEWLNTYTFPEECRFVESAHAQRIATHFYDELLRHGTTTAAAYCSVHKTSADAFFTEAMKRNMLMIGGKVMMDRNAPQGLLDTPETSYDETRQVIADWHGRGRNHVAITPRFAITSTPKQMEAAQALAQEFPDLFIQTHLSENLDEIKYTCELYPEATDYTDIYVRYGLMGNKTLLGHAIHLSDREADVLSETGAVAVHCPTSNLFIGSGLFPMKKLQRREKPVRIAVATDIGGGSSYSMLRTMDEAYKIQQLLGERLNPLESWYLMTRGNAEALSMVDRIGTLEAGTDADITVLNASSTPAMALKMEVVKSLTEELFLMLTMGDDRTVVETYVAGRAMKSVLA; via the coding sequence ATGAGCATGGTTCTGCTGCGTGGCCGCCTGCTGAGCTTCCGCCGCGCGCCGCTCTCGATCGACGATACGCAAAGCTATCTTTATATCGAAGACGGCGGCCTGCTTCTCGAAAACGGCAGGATTGCCGCCATCGGCGAATACGCCGATATTCGCGAGACAGCGCCGGAGGACGTCGAGGAAAAGGACCACCGCCCGCATCTCATCGTGCCCGGCCTCATCGACATGCACCTGCATTTCCCGCAGATGCAGGTCATCGGCTCCTATGCCGCCAATCTCTTGGAATGGTTGAACACCTATACGTTTCCGGAAGAATGCCGCTTCGTCGAAAGCGCCCATGCCCAGCGCATCGCCACGCATTTTTACGACGAGCTGCTGCGCCACGGCACCACCACGGCCGCTGCCTATTGCTCCGTGCACAAAACCTCCGCCGACGCCTTTTTTACTGAGGCCATGAAGCGCAACATGCTGATGATCGGCGGCAAGGTGATGATGGACCGCAACGCTCCGCAGGGCCTGCTGGACACGCCGGAAACCTCCTATGACGAGACGCGTCAGGTGATTGCCGACTGGCACGGCAGGGGCCGCAACCACGTCGCCATCACCCCCCGCTTCGCCATCACCTCCACGCCGAAGCAGATGGAAGCCGCCCAGGCGCTGGCGCAGGAATTTCCCGATCTCTTCATCCAGACGCATCTTTCCGAAAATCTGGACGAGATCAAATATACCTGCGAACTCTATCCCGAAGCGACTGACTATACCGATATCTATGTGCGTTACGGCCTGATGGGCAACAAGACCCTGCTCGGTCACGCCATCCACCTCTCCGATCGCGAAGCGGACGTACTGTCGGAAACCGGCGCGGTCGCCGTACATTGCCCCACTTCCAACCTCTTCATCGGCTCCGGCCTGTTCCCGATGAAAAAGCTGCAACGACGTGAAAAGCCTGTTCGTATCGCAGTCGCGACCGATATTGGCGGCGGATCGAGCTATTCCATGCTGCGCACCATGGATGAGGCCTACAAGATCCAGCAATTGCTGGGCGAACGCCTCAACCCGCTGGAAAGCTGGTATCTGATGACCCGCGGCAATGCCGAAGCGCTTTCGATGGTTGACCGCATCGGCACGCTGGAGGCAGGCACGGACGCCGACATCACGGTGCTCAATGCCTCCTCGACGCCGGCCATGGCGCTGAAGATGGAAGTCGTGAAAAGCCTGACGGAAGAACTGTTCCTGATGCTGACCATGGGCGACGACCGCACGGTGGTGGAGACCTATGTGGCCGGCAGGGCGATGAAGAGCGTGCTGGCATAG
- a CDS encoding sulfite exporter TauE/SafE family protein, protein MVLATFIVAGIVKGVTGMGLPTVAMGVLGLFMPPVAAAGLLILPSFITNIWQLLAGPDFRAIVKRLWPMMIAIIVGTLIGIRLMTAGTGIWTTSALGLCLAAYAAYSLLARPVSIPARLESKLSPVMGLVTGLLTGGTGIFVVPAVPYIQSLGFNRDDLVQALGLSFTVSTVALAAGLASQNAFHVEHLSLSALAVLPALAGMWLGQKIRYVVSPATFRRWFLICLLVLGVELFFRAFWS, encoded by the coding sequence ATGGTTCTCGCGACCTTCATTGTCGCCGGCATCGTCAAGGGCGTGACCGGCATGGGACTGCCCACAGTCGCCATGGGCGTGCTCGGCCTCTTTATGCCGCCTGTCGCCGCCGCCGGCCTGCTCATTCTGCCTTCCTTCATCACCAATATCTGGCAATTACTGGCCGGGCCCGATTTCCGGGCCATCGTGAAGCGGCTGTGGCCGATGATGATCGCGATTATCGTAGGTACCCTCATCGGCATCCGGCTGATGACGGCAGGCACCGGCATCTGGACCACCTCGGCGCTCGGCCTGTGCCTTGCGGCGTACGCGGCCTACAGCCTGCTTGCCAGACCGGTCTCGATTCCGGCAAGGCTGGAATCAAAACTCTCCCCCGTCATGGGGTTGGTGACGGGCCTGCTGACCGGCGGCACCGGAATTTTCGTCGTGCCCGCCGTGCCCTATATCCAGTCGCTCGGTTTTAACCGCGATGATCTGGTGCAGGCACTCGGCCTTTCCTTCACCGTCTCCACCGTTGCGCTCGCCGCCGGTCTTGCCTCGCAGAATGCCTTTCACGTCGAGCATCTGTCGCTTTCCGCTTTGGCCGTGCTGCCGGCCCTTGCCGGAATGTGGCTTGGCCAGAAAATCCGTTACGTCGTCAGCCCGGCGACATTCCGGCGCTGGTTTCTCATCTGCCTGCTCGTGTTGGGCGTTGAATTATTCTTTCGAGCTTTCTGGAGTTAA